One segment of Drosophila mauritiana strain mau12 chromosome 3R, ASM438214v1, whole genome shotgun sequence DNA contains the following:
- the LOC117145796 gene encoding uncharacterized protein LOC117145796 → MLFNTGTLSKQKIDAMENFSLQQLIDLQNIQKELNSNKDTYLKTYRQVLKKKFRSELNNLVRADFNIVKSELKVPQLPPLPPEDEKTTSTVQFSDMAKDYEFTKDCLSLL, encoded by the exons ATGCTTTTCAACACTGGCAcattatcaaaacaaaaaatagacGCCATGGAAA ACTTTTCGCTGCAGCAGTTGATCGATCTGCAAAATATCCAAAAGGAACTAAACAGCAACAAGGACACGTACCTGAAAACCTACCGCCAAGTACTCAAAAAGAAATTTAGATCGGAACTGAACAATTTG GTCCGAGCTGATTTCAATATAGTCAAATCAGAGTTAAAGGTTCCACAATTACCACCACTACCTCCAGAAGATGAAAAGACCACATCCACGGTACAG TTCAGCGACATGGCCAAGGACTACGAATTCACTAAGGACTGCTTGTCCTTGCTGTAG
- the LOC117143853 gene encoding antennal-specific protein OS-C isoform X3: MAGGCVSPNQVDKMGFHMGRQLLLSGFLLVMLQMVTQTQARPQDVITVAGEETEVVIKQEGDGDGDDDDSSSEETVEDSEESRRRRREVNTDNTPSARAVIPGLPDPATIIKIAELFQSVGEQVVPILLEAILPSVDEAGDRFARSLQFLKNLTPASELFGVEKNE; this comes from the exons ATGGCAGGCGGGTGCGTAAGCCCCAACCAAGTTGACAAAATGGGTTTTCACATGGGACGACAGCTGCTACTCTCCGGATTCCTGCTGGTGATGCTTCAGATGGTGACCCAAACGCAGGCCAGGCCACAG GATGTGATCACAGTTGCCGGCGAGGAGACGGAGGTGGTGATCAAACAGGAGggcgatggcgatggagaCGACGATGACTCCTCCTCCGAGGAAACAGTCGAGGATTCCGAGGAAAGCAGGCGCAGGCGACGCGAAGTGAATACGGACAACACGCCATCGGCTCGAGCGGTCATTCCAGGTTTGCCAGATCCGGCCACCATAATCAAGATCGCTGAGCTTTTTCAATCCGTAGGCGAGCAAGTAGTCCCCATTCTCTTGGAGGCCATTCTTCCCAGCGTGGATGAAGCGGGCGATCGCTTCGCAAGATCTCTGCAATTTCTGAAAAACTTGACCCCTGCCTCCGAATTGTTTGGCGTCGAGAAGAACGAATAG
- the LOC117143852 gene encoding uncharacterized protein LOC117143852 isoform X1, with protein sequence MNLFSRLIRLGGGASKSSVTLPAPGVCDSTINAASENPPDSTEVYKTIAEDTFAGASSNPEKVDMVQDEKAAHADGADEQMLGSNGVEDKLAERRDEVKFIKGDHQNGDAKIDIGTVNGGKPAFTGMSKEELMKYANDPFWVRLRWIFFVCFWAIWVGMLVGAILIIIGAPKCAAPQPLPWYKRGPHAKFASVETCSPKDVADAKKLVSAGAIYELPAALTYDVKKPEVEDKIKHLVALYQGSDIRVILDLTPNYVAKNSQLMQDAIANPEMRSAFVWRSGANVLPNNWLKVGGNRSAWETVGDNYVLSQFEDGYYDLRMNSTIVRNEFGGVLKHLVALGVRGFRLKNTKFFALFDSLEDERPSSSPKDFSLGPNEYGFYSHNQTTFLFGLGDVLYDYLSVVKNSSDEAFFSVAEDVMYPQTYQLSRVPGAYGIDLPMYGNFVKVLSKSKPDTPLQKELENTLALSGNDSWLQWNFADIYVDTPQDPSALALFLSLLPGVPVVAVDAVAYQNVTKNTYEQITTLRKTASYMHGNLIFYQADPLVAFSRIKSGNPGYFVIFNPTELPQASNFTIPDNLPDKMTVSYFSEHYNVNTDSSGQVAHAGRVNLKEFKVAPHSSIILTYVPVNAD encoded by the exons ATGAACCTATTTTCGCGCTTAATACGTTTAGGAGGTGGCGCCAGCAAA AGCTCCGTTACGCTTCCAGCCCCTG GCGTGTGCGATAGTACAATCAACGCAGCTTCTGAAAACCCACCCGATTCTACGGAGGTCTACAAAACTATAGCCGAAGATACTTTTGCGGGAGCCAGTTCGAACCCCGAGAAAG TCGACATGGTCCAGGATGAGAAGGCGGCCCACGCCGATGGCGCCGACGAACAGATGCTGGGCTCCAACGGAGTGGAGGATAAGCTGGCCGAGCGTCGGGATGAGGTGAAGTTCATCAAGGGCGATCACCAGAACGGAGATGCCAAGATCGACATCGGAACCGTCAACGGAGGCAAGCCT gCCTTCACTGGTATGAGCAAGGAGGAGCTCATGAAGTACGCCAACGACCCTTTCTGGGTGCGTCTCCGCTGGATCTTCTTCGTGTGCTTCTGGGCCATTTGGGTGGGCATGCTGGTGGGCGCCATTCTGATCATCATCGGAGCCCCCAAGTGCGCTGCTCCGCAGCCACTTCCATGGTACAAGCGTGGACCACATGCCAAGTTCGCCAGCGTTGAGACCTGCAGTCCAAAGGATGTTGCGGACGCCAAGAAACTGGTTTCCGCTGGCGCCATTTATGAGCTGCCAGCTGCTCTGACCTATGACGTGAAGAAGCCTGAGGTGGAGGATAAGATCAAGCATTTGGTGGCTCTGTACCAGGGCAGCGATATCAGGGTTATTCTTGACCTGACGCCCAACTACGTGGCAAAGAACTCGCAGCTAATGCAGGATGCCATTGCAAACCCGGAGATGAGATCGGCCTTTGTGTGGAGGAGCGGAGCTAACGTTCTTCCCAACAACTGGCTCAAGGTGGGCGGCAATCGCAGCGCCTGGGAAACGGTGGGAGACAACTATGTGCTCTCCCAGTTCGAAGACGGTTACTACGACCTCAGGATGAACAGTACCATCGTTAGGAACGAGTTCGGAGGAGTCTTAAAGCATCTGGTGGCATTGGGCGTTCGAGGCTTCCGCCTGAAGAATACCAAGTTCTTTGCGCTATTCGATAGCCTCGAAGATGAGCGGCCCTCGTCATCGCCGAAGGACTTTAGCCTGGGACCCAATGAATATGGCTTCTACTCCCACAATCAAACCACTTTCCTATTCGGCTTGGGCGATGTGCTCTATGACTACCTGAGCGTCGTCAAGAATTCCTCCGACGAGGCTTTCTTCTCGGTTGCCGAGGATGTCATGTACCCACAGACTTACCAGTTGAGCAGAGTACCTGGAGCATACGGAATCGATCTGCCCATGTACGGAAACTTTGTAAAGGTGCTCAGCAAATCTAAGCCAGACACGCCGCTACAGAAGGAACTGGAAAATACACTCGCCCTATCGGGCAATGACAGCTGGCTGCAGTGGAACTTCGCGGACATCTATGTCGACACCCCACAGGATCCATCTGCTCTGGCCTTGTTCCTATCCCTACTGCCCGGTGTTCCCGTGGTGGCTGTGGATGCTGTAGCTTATCAGAACGTCACCAAGAACACCTACGAGCAGATCACCACTCTGCGCAAGACTGCATCCTACATGCACGGAAATCTCATTTTCTACCAGGCCGATCCACTGGTCGCCTTCTCCAG GATCAAGTCTGGAAACCCTGGCTACTTTGTCATCTTCAATCCCACCGAATTGCCGCAAGCGAGCAACTTTACTATCCCAGACAATCTGCCGGACAAGATGACCGTGTCCTATTTCAGCGAGCATTACAACGTCAACACGGATAGCTCCGGACAGGTTGCTCATGCTGGACGCGTGAATCTCAAGGAATTCAAGGTGGCCCCGCACTCCAGTATTATCCTGACCTATGTGCCAGTGAATGCTGACTAA
- the LOC117145794 gene encoding uncharacterized protein LOC117145794, with amino-acid sequence MEPKVTIHRYYSRQAKYEGAVEADLELCIKHCGGDVVRIELVNRLHGIQLQRKLRRLLLLVFLSIAYFVGTCGFDNRTISFLQPRILYPLITCASVAILLIRSTLNLVQAERLFYSWDMALQMETVRSFGRESILCVQRGHIEDIVLNEVIEDLDVKYMLILRTKGSQFKKRPIIPLFNSQSPSIECLQHTYCVLHKYWLNSTKDRSEESYSKDKQSLVNS; translated from the exons ATGGAGCCCAAAGTAACGATCCACAGATATTATAGCCGGCAAGCGAAATATGAAGGAGCTGTGGAAGCGGACTTGGAACTGTGCATCAAGCACTGCGGCGGCGACGTGGTTCGCATCGAACTGGTAAACCGGCTGCATGGAATCCAACTGCAGCGCAAGTTGCGTCGACTACTACTGCTCGTGTTCCTATCCATCGCTTATTTTGTGGGGACCTGCGGGTTTGATAACAGAACGATTAGTTTCCTGCAGCCCCGCATTCTGTACCCACTGATAACATGTGCTTCCGTGGCCATCCTGCTGATCCGATCCACTCTGAATCTGGTGCAGGCGGAACGTTTGTTCTACAGCTGGGACATGGCACTCCAAATGGAGACGGTGCGCTCCTTTGGCAGGGAATCGATCCTCTGCGTCCAACGGGGACACATCGAGGACATAGTGCTAAACGAAGTTATTGAAGAT TTGGACGTAAAGTATATGCTTATATTACGTACAAAAGGAAGTCAATTTAAGAAGCGCCCTATAATACCCCTATTCAAT AGTCAATCCCCCTCAATCGAGTGTCTGCAGCACACATATTGCGTGCTGCATAAATATTGGCTGAACAGCACCAAAGACCGATCTGAAGAGTCCTACAGCAAGGACAAGCAGTCCTTAGTGAATTCGTAG
- the LOC117143853 gene encoding antennal-specific protein OS-C isoform X2: MGFHMGRQLLLSGFLLVMLQMVTQTQARPQDVITVAGEETEVVIKQEGDGDGDDDDSSSEETVEDSEESRRRRREVNTDNTPSARAVIPVPILLEAILPSVDEAGDRFARSLQFLKNLTPASELFGVEKNE; encoded by the exons ATGGGTTTTCACATGGGACGACAGCTGCTACTCTCCGGATTCCTGCTGGTGATGCTTCAGATGGTGACCCAAACGCAGGCCAGGCCACAG GATGTGATCACAGTTGCCGGCGAGGAGACGGAGGTGGTGATCAAACAGGAGggcgatggcgatggagaCGACGATGACTCCTCCTCCGAGGAAACAGTCGAGGATTCCGAGGAAAGCAGGCGCAGGCGACGCGAAGTGAATACGGACAACACGCCATCGGCTCGAGCGGTCATTCCAG TCCCCATTCTCTTGGAGGCCATTCTTCCCAGCGTGGATGAAGCGGGCGATCGCTTCGCAAGATCTCTGCAATTTCTGAAAAACTTGACCCCTGCCTCCGAATTGTTTGGCGTCGAGAAGAACGAATAG
- the LOC117143852 gene encoding uncharacterized protein LOC117143852 isoform X2 — protein MNLFSRLIRLGGGASKSSVTLPAPGVCDSTINAASENPPDSTEVYKTIAEDTFAGASSNPEKVDMVQDEKAAHADGADEQMLGSNGVEDKLAERRDEVKFIKGDHQNGDAKIDIGTVNGGKPAFTGMSKEELMKYANDPFWVRLRWIFFVCFWAIWVGMLVGAILIIIGAPKCAAPQPLPWYKRGPHAKFASVETCSPKDVADAKKLVSAGAIYELPAALTYDVKKPEVEDKIKHLVALYQGSDIRVILDLTPNYVAKNSQLMQDAIANPEMRSAFVWRSGANVLPNNWLKVGGNRSAWETVGDNYVLSQFEDGYYDLRMNSTIVRNEFGGVLKHLVALGVRGFRLKNTKFFALFDSLEDERPSSSPKDFSLGPNEYGFYSHNQTTFLFGLGDVLYDYLSVVKNSSDEAFFSVAEDVMYPQTYQLSRVPGAYGIDLPMYGNFVKVLSKSKPDTPLQKELENTLALSGNDSWLQWNFADIYVDTPQDPSALALFLSLLPGVPVVAVDAVAYQNVTKNTYEQITTLRKTASYMHGNLIFYQADPLVAFSRQR, from the exons ATGAACCTATTTTCGCGCTTAATACGTTTAGGAGGTGGCGCCAGCAAA AGCTCCGTTACGCTTCCAGCCCCTG GCGTGTGCGATAGTACAATCAACGCAGCTTCTGAAAACCCACCCGATTCTACGGAGGTCTACAAAACTATAGCCGAAGATACTTTTGCGGGAGCCAGTTCGAACCCCGAGAAAG TCGACATGGTCCAGGATGAGAAGGCGGCCCACGCCGATGGCGCCGACGAACAGATGCTGGGCTCCAACGGAGTGGAGGATAAGCTGGCCGAGCGTCGGGATGAGGTGAAGTTCATCAAGGGCGATCACCAGAACGGAGATGCCAAGATCGACATCGGAACCGTCAACGGAGGCAAGCCT gCCTTCACTGGTATGAGCAAGGAGGAGCTCATGAAGTACGCCAACGACCCTTTCTGGGTGCGTCTCCGCTGGATCTTCTTCGTGTGCTTCTGGGCCATTTGGGTGGGCATGCTGGTGGGCGCCATTCTGATCATCATCGGAGCCCCCAAGTGCGCTGCTCCGCAGCCACTTCCATGGTACAAGCGTGGACCACATGCCAAGTTCGCCAGCGTTGAGACCTGCAGTCCAAAGGATGTTGCGGACGCCAAGAAACTGGTTTCCGCTGGCGCCATTTATGAGCTGCCAGCTGCTCTGACCTATGACGTGAAGAAGCCTGAGGTGGAGGATAAGATCAAGCATTTGGTGGCTCTGTACCAGGGCAGCGATATCAGGGTTATTCTTGACCTGACGCCCAACTACGTGGCAAAGAACTCGCAGCTAATGCAGGATGCCATTGCAAACCCGGAGATGAGATCGGCCTTTGTGTGGAGGAGCGGAGCTAACGTTCTTCCCAACAACTGGCTCAAGGTGGGCGGCAATCGCAGCGCCTGGGAAACGGTGGGAGACAACTATGTGCTCTCCCAGTTCGAAGACGGTTACTACGACCTCAGGATGAACAGTACCATCGTTAGGAACGAGTTCGGAGGAGTCTTAAAGCATCTGGTGGCATTGGGCGTTCGAGGCTTCCGCCTGAAGAATACCAAGTTCTTTGCGCTATTCGATAGCCTCGAAGATGAGCGGCCCTCGTCATCGCCGAAGGACTTTAGCCTGGGACCCAATGAATATGGCTTCTACTCCCACAATCAAACCACTTTCCTATTCGGCTTGGGCGATGTGCTCTATGACTACCTGAGCGTCGTCAAGAATTCCTCCGACGAGGCTTTCTTCTCGGTTGCCGAGGATGTCATGTACCCACAGACTTACCAGTTGAGCAGAGTACCTGGAGCATACGGAATCGATCTGCCCATGTACGGAAACTTTGTAAAGGTGCTCAGCAAATCTAAGCCAGACACGCCGCTACAGAAGGAACTGGAAAATACACTCGCCCTATCGGGCAATGACAGCTGGCTGCAGTGGAACTTCGCGGACATCTATGTCGACACCCCACAGGATCCATCTGCTCTGGCCTTGTTCCTATCCCTACTGCCCGGTGTTCCCGTGGTGGCTGTGGATGCTGTAGCTTATCAGAACGTCACCAAGAACACCTACGAGCAGATCACCACTCTGCGCAAGACTGCATCCTACATGCACGGAAATCTCATTTTCTACCAGGCCGATCCACTGGTCGCCTTCTCCAG GCAGAGGTAA
- the LOC117143854 gene encoding uncharacterized protein LOC117143854, whose product MRHFIVLVSCILVVILPCVLGAQRTAIRSRYRSLVKPKTNVIRPRTNQTTQLILGDYTKIFYKHCTDIFKEKYLVAKVIHGMVSGILDRLNEVCLDKPIHPLIHKVFTESLLCGESMSNAIDSVIDILFGNFERNCRERPGFISYYILTSSENEIVESKG is encoded by the exons ATG CGTCACTTTATCGTGCTAGTATCCTGCATCCTGGTAGTTATATTGCCCTGCGTGTTAGGGGCTCAAAGGACAGCTATCAGGAGTCGTTATAGAAGCCTTGTGAAACCAAAGACGAATGTCATACGGCCTAGAACCAATCAAACAACACAACTTATATTGGGAGACTATACGAAAATCTTTTATAAGCACTGCACGGATATTTTCAAAGAGAAGTACTTGGTTGCCAAAGTGATCCATGGCATGGTTAGTGGAATTTTGGACAGGCTCAATGAAGTGTGCCTAGACAAGCCCATTCACCCACTTATCCACAAAGTTTTCACGGAAAGCCTTCTGTGTGGCGAAAGCATGTCGAATGCAATCGATAGCGTAATTGacattttatttggaaatttcGAAAGAAATTGTAGGGAGAGGCCTGGATTCATTAGCTATTATATTTTAACCAGTTCGGAAAATGAAATAGTTGAATCAAAAGGTTAA
- the LOC117144569 gene encoding elongation of very long chain fatty acids protein AAEL008004: protein MDYLTMFYDGWRDLMDNKSDPRTRDYPLMSSPFPTIAISLTYAYIVKVLGPKLMENRKPFELRKVLIVYNAAQVIFSAWLFYESCIGGWLNGYNLRCEPVNYSYSPKAIRTAEGCWWYYFSKFTEFFDTFFFVMRKRYDQVSTLHVIHHGIMPVSVWWGVKFTPGGHSTFFGFLNTFVHIFMYAYYMLAAMGPKVQKYLWWKKYLTVMQMIQFVLVMVHSFQLFFKNDCNYPIGFAYFIGAHAVMFYFLFSNFYKRAYVKRDGKDKAAVKANGHANGHVKALKDGDVAPTSNGQANGFHNTFSKFTTDMCNPALNSSTRQRVPVNAGNK, encoded by the exons ATG GATTACCTCACAATGTTCTACGATGGCTGGCGGGATCTGATGGACAACAAATCGGATCCGCGAACACGAGACTACCCGCTCATGAGCTCGCCGTTCCCCACGATAGCCATCAGTCTGACATACGCGTACATCGTAAAG GTACTCGGACCCAAGCTCATGGAAAACAGAAAGCCTTTCGAGCTCCGCAAAGTCTTGATCGTTTACAATGCAGCGCAGGTTATCTTCAGTGCCTGGCTTTTTTACGAG TCCTGCATAGGTGGATGGCTCAACGGCTATAACTTGCGATGCGAGCCCGTTAATTATTCCTACTCGCCCAAAGCGATTCGT ACCGCTGAGGGCTGCTGGTGGTACTACTTCTCCAAGTTCACCGAGTTCTTCGACACCTTCTTCTTTGTGATGCGTAAGCGTTACGATCAAGTGTCCACGTTGCACGTGATCCACCACGGCATCATGCCCGTCTCCGTCTGGTGGGGCGTCAAGTTCACTCCCGGTGGCCACTCGACCTTCTTTGGCTTCCTGAACACCTTCGTGCACATCTTCATGTACGCCTACTACATGCTGGCCGCCATGGGACCCAAGGTGCAGAAGTACCTGTGGTGGAAGAAGTACCTGACGGTGATGCAGATGATCCAGTTCGTCCTGGTTATGGTGCACTCCTTCCAGCTGTTCTTCAAGAACGACTGCAACTACCCCATCGGCTTCGCCTACTTCATCGGAGCCCATGCGGTTATGTTCTACTTCCTGTTCTCAAACTTCTACAAGCGTGCCTATGTGAAGCGCGATGGAAAG GACAAAGCGGCGGTGAAGGCGAACGGACATGCCAACGGACACGTGAAGGCGCTCAAGGATGGCGATGTGGCGCCAACCAGCAACGGCCAGGCTAACGGCTTCCACAACACCTTCTCCAAGTTCACCACGGATATGTGCAATCCGGCCCTGAACTCCTCGACGAGACAGCGCGTGCCCGTGAACGCCGGCAACAAGTGA
- the LOC117143853 gene encoding antennal-specific protein OS-C isoform X1, with protein MGFHMGRQLLLSGFLLVMLQMVTQTQARPQDVITVAGEETEVVIKQEGDGDGDDDDSSSEETVEDSEESRRRRREVNTDNTPSARAVIPGEQVVPILLEAILPSVDEAGDRFARSLQFLKNLTPASELFGVEKNE; from the exons ATGGGTTTTCACATGGGACGACAGCTGCTACTCTCCGGATTCCTGCTGGTGATGCTTCAGATGGTGACCCAAACGCAGGCCAGGCCACAG GATGTGATCACAGTTGCCGGCGAGGAGACGGAGGTGGTGATCAAACAGGAGggcgatggcgatggagaCGACGATGACTCCTCCTCCGAGGAAACAGTCGAGGATTCCGAGGAAAGCAGGCGCAGGCGACGCGAAGTGAATACGGACAACACGCCATCGGCTCGAGCGGTCATTCCAG GCGAGCAAGTAGTCCCCATTCTCTTGGAGGCCATTCTTCCCAGCGTGGATGAAGCGGGCGATCGCTTCGCAAGATCTCTGCAATTTCTGAAAAACTTGACCCCTGCCTCCGAATTGTTTGGCGTCGAGAAGAACGAATAG